One genomic segment of Micromonospora sp. WMMC415 includes these proteins:
- a CDS encoding type II toxin-antitoxin system Phd/YefM family antitoxin yields MAVPALTPDAGRPRSVPLREARTRFTQLVALAELTDTVTLLTRDGDPRPVAAIVPATAARSAAPARADADRLAAVTAGWARRLDEAHRRGAQRHAAELRAVTTALAEVWAELDRRIPPGTDPTLARLRAAHADLLAG; encoded by the coding sequence ATGGCTGTCCCCGCCCTCACCCCTGACGCCGGCCGGCCGCGCTCCGTTCCGCTGCGCGAGGCGCGCACCCGGTTCACCCAGCTCGTCGCCCTGGCCGAGCTGACCGACACCGTCACCCTGCTCACCCGCGACGGCGATCCCCGGCCGGTCGCCGCGATCGTCCCGGCCACCGCCGCCCGCAGCGCCGCGCCGGCCCGCGCCGACGCGGACCGCCTCGCGGCCGTCACCGCCGGCTGGGCCCGCCGGCTCGACGAGGCCCACCGGCGCGGCGCCCAGCGGCACGCCGCCGAGCTGCGAGCCGTGACCACCGCGCTCGCCGAGGTGTGGGCCGAGCTCGACCGGCGGATCCCGCCGGGCACCGACCCGACGCTCGCCCGGCTGCGCGCCGCCCACGCCGACCTGCTGGCCGGCTGA
- a CDS encoding ABC transporter ATP-binding protein has product MTACPLDAHLVVDRGGFRLDVPLRVAAGEVVALLGPNGAGKTTALRALAGLQPLTAGHVTVDGADLDRPDRRAFTPTERRSVGVVFQDYLLFPHLSALDNVAFGPRRHGADRRAARGTARAWLDRVGLAEHAHRRPRQLSGGQAQRVALARALAVAPALLLLDEPLAALDARTRLDTRAELHRHLAAHPGATVLVTHDPLDALVLADRLVIVEGGRVVQEGDAASVTARPRTDYVARLVGLNLHRGRAEGHAVRVADGLVLTVADRLDGDAFVAFRPSAVALHPARPEGSPRNTWPATVVGVQRHGDNLRVQLDGPIAVAADVTPAAAAALRLVPGQPVWAAVKATETHAYPAV; this is encoded by the coding sequence GTGACCGCGTGCCCGCTGGACGCGCACCTCGTCGTGGACCGGGGCGGTTTCCGCCTGGACGTGCCGCTGCGCGTGGCGGCCGGCGAGGTGGTGGCGCTGCTCGGCCCGAACGGCGCCGGCAAGACCACCGCCCTGCGGGCGCTCGCCGGCCTCCAGCCGTTGACCGCCGGCCACGTCACCGTCGACGGTGCCGACCTCGACCGCCCCGACCGGCGCGCGTTCACCCCCACCGAACGCCGCTCGGTCGGCGTGGTCTTCCAGGACTACCTGCTCTTCCCGCACCTGAGCGCGCTGGACAACGTGGCCTTCGGGCCGCGCCGGCACGGCGCCGACCGGCGCGCCGCCCGGGGGACGGCCCGCGCCTGGCTGGACCGGGTGGGGCTGGCCGAGCACGCCCACCGGCGGCCCCGGCAACTCTCCGGTGGGCAGGCGCAGCGGGTCGCGCTGGCCCGTGCCCTCGCGGTCGCGCCGGCGCTGCTGCTGCTGGACGAACCACTCGCCGCGCTGGACGCGCGCACCCGGCTGGACACCCGCGCCGAGCTGCACCGGCACCTCGCCGCGCACCCGGGCGCCACGGTGCTGGTCACCCACGACCCGCTGGACGCGCTGGTGCTCGCCGACCGGCTGGTCATCGTGGAGGGTGGCCGGGTGGTGCAGGAGGGCGACGCGGCGAGCGTCACCGCGCGGCCCCGGACCGATTACGTGGCCCGCCTGGTCGGCCTCAACCTGCACCGGGGCCGGGCGGAGGGGCACGCCGTCCGGGTCGCCGACGGCCTCGTCCTCACCGTCGCCGACCGGCTCGACGGGGACGCCTTCGTGGCGTTCCGGCCGTCGGCGGTGGCCCTGCACCCCGCCCGACCGGAGGGCAGCCCGCGCAACACCTGGCCGGCGACCGTGGTGGGCGTGCAGCGGCACGGCGACAACCTGCGCGTCCAACTGGACGGACCGATCGCGGTCGCCGCCGACGTCACGCCCGCCGCCGCAGCGGCCCTGCGCCTGGTGCCCGGCCAGCCGGTCTGGGCCGCGGTCAAGGCGACGGAGACGCACGCGTACCCGGCGGTGTGA
- a CDS encoding ABC transporter permease, with protein sequence MTVAGTGSPTGRERRPLGVRGRAGGVPVALLLPAVLGLVFLVLPLVGLLARTPWSTLPQRLAEPGVLTALRLSLLTATLATLLCLMLGVPLAWLLARVEFPGRRLVRALVTVPLVLPPVVGGVALLLVFGRRGLLGGWLDSTFGITLPFTTTGVVLAEAFVAMPFLVIAVEGALRGADRRYEEAAATLGAGRWTTFTHVTVPLVAPGLAAGAVLCWARALGEFGATITFAGNYPGRTQTMPLAVYLALETDLQSAVVLSLILLVVSVAILAGLRDRWITAS encoded by the coding sequence GTGACGGTCGCGGGGACCGGGTCGCCGACCGGGCGCGAACGGCGGCCCCTCGGCGTACGCGGGCGGGCGGGCGGCGTACCGGTGGCGCTGCTGCTGCCGGCGGTGCTCGGCCTGGTGTTCCTGGTCCTGCCGCTCGTCGGCCTCCTGGCCCGGACCCCGTGGAGCACCCTGCCGCAGCGGCTCGCCGAGCCGGGGGTACTCACCGCGCTGCGGCTGTCGCTGCTCACCGCCACCCTGGCGACGCTGCTCTGCCTGATGCTCGGGGTGCCGCTGGCGTGGCTGCTCGCCCGGGTGGAGTTCCCCGGCCGGCGCCTGGTCCGCGCGCTCGTGACCGTGCCGCTGGTGCTCCCGCCGGTGGTCGGCGGCGTGGCGCTGCTGCTGGTGTTCGGGCGGCGCGGCCTGCTGGGTGGCTGGCTCGACTCGACGTTCGGGATCACGCTGCCGTTCACCACCACGGGGGTGGTGCTCGCCGAGGCGTTCGTCGCGATGCCGTTCCTGGTCATCGCGGTGGAGGGCGCGCTGCGCGGCGCCGACCGCCGGTACGAGGAGGCGGCGGCGACTCTCGGCGCGGGCCGCTGGACGACGTTCACCCACGTCACGGTGCCCCTGGTGGCGCCCGGGCTGGCCGCCGGCGCGGTGCTGTGCTGGGCGCGGGCGCTGGGCGAGTTCGGCGCCACGATCACGTTCGCCGGCAACTACCCGGGCCGGACGCAGACCATGCCGCTCGCCGTGTACCTGGCGCTGGAGACGGACCTGCAGTCGGCCGTCGTGCTCAGCCTGATCCTGCTCGTCGTCTCGGTCGCGATCCTGGCCGGCCTGCGCGACCGCTGGATCACCGCGTCGTGA